CCATTGATGATTCCGAGTTTTGCAGCGGTGACAACAAATCGTACATACCATTGGTTCTCCAAAACATCAGGAAACTGTCCGTTGTTGCTGGTGTCATCAACAGTTCCATATCGAGCAAAGAGGAAAAATTTTGCCAGCTCTGCACGATTTACCGGTTTCTCTCCTTTAAATTCCCCATCTGGATATCCTCCAATAATGGCTCTTCGATACAGTTCAGCCGCTGCTTGACCAGCAAGAACGGTAATGTCTGTATCAGGAAATGGATTATCATACACATCAAATGCGGTAATTACTTTGTCTTCATATCCTGCAGGAGGAATACCTTTTGATGTTTCAGAAGAATTTCCAATTTCAAATTCTGCCCAATAATGTGTCGGAGCTGTTGTTACTACCCGGATCCTTCCTTTCTTTGTACTATCAAAAGTGAGCGTATATTCATTCATTTCTATAAGTTTTGCTTCACCACTGAGTACATCATAAGTATATTCAGAAAAACGGCAATCTGCATGCCTTTGTCCGTTATTTCCAAGAAGTTCTATACTAAATTTTCCTGAGAGATCAGTGACTCTATTCGTACATGGAGGAGTACCTCCTATGTCAAATTCAGCCCAGTAATATGTTGACTCATGAGTGGTAACACGAATTTTTCCTTTTTTTGTCGCATCAAAAATCAGGGCATATTCATTCATCCCTATTAAATCTGCTGTGCCACTAATGATATCGTACCCAAAATTGACAAAACGACAATCTGCAGTGCGTTTTCCATCTTTTCCCAGAAGTTCTATGGTATATCTTCCCCATAAATCAGTAACGGTATTCATGCATTGAGAAGTCCATGATGTATTACCATTTCCATTTGTCCAGTTATTTCGATAATACAAATTTTTACAATCTGCTGGCTCTATTGTGTTCCCAAATCGTGCAGTCCAGTTTCCTGCATCCCACTTTGCCTTAATTTCAGCACATTTTTCTGGCGGATATACTTCACTTTGTTCTACTTCTCTCCATCCAGAATAAGAATAATACAATCTTTTGCATTTTGAGGGTTCTTCAATGCTTCCAAACCGCGCTGTCCAATTTGGTGTTGCATCGAGAAGCTTCTTTACCTCACGACATCTCTCTCGAGATGGCTCATATTGCGGAACATAGTTTTCTGTCGGGAGTCCTTCATTATTCCAATTATTTTGATAGTAGAGATTTTTACAATTTGCAGGATCGGTCGTATCACCAAATCGTGGTGTCCAGTTCCCTTCATCCCACCGCGCTTTAATTTCCGCACATTTTTCTGGAGTATATACAACACTTTGAGGGACTTCCGTCCAATCAACATTGTAATAGAGACTTTTACACTTTGCTGGTTCAACAGGATTTCCGAATCGCGGTGTCCATCCTCGCGGATCAAAAAACATCTTTTTTATTAAGCGACATCTTTCCCGAGATGGTTCATATTGTGGAATATAATTCACGGTCGGTTCATTATCCCAATTATTTTGATAGTAGAGATTTTTACAATTTGCGGGATCAAAAGTATTCCCAAATCGCGCCGTCCAATTCCCCTCGTCCCATCGTGCCTTGATATCCGCGCATCTTGTGCGTGGATATACCACGCTTTGAGAAACCTCTCTCCACCCTGAATCATAGTATAATGCCTTGCATTTTGCTGGTTCTTCAATACTTCCAAATCGAGGAGTCCAATCACTTTGATGCGCGTCGAGCAATTGCTTCACCTCACGGCAACGTTCTCGTGATGGCTCATATTGCGGAACATAATTTTCCGTGGATGTGTTTTTCTCAAGCCACACGTAATTTCCAATGCTTTTTCTCCCCCAATACAAATCTCCGCCTGTTGACCCAAAAATACCTACTAATCCTATTTTTGTTCCATATCCTTCTTTAGAAACCGTAAGTTGATAAAATCCATCGTCTGCTTCGTAGTTTTTTCCCTTGTACCAAATCGGAACTTTTTTAAACTTTACCCATGGAGAATTTTGGAGAGCCTCTCCGAGATCTATTTGTGTTCCTGAATTTACGACGACTTCTGAAACATAATTATTCCAATGATTTAACGCTTCGAGCCGCACCACTGCGCCGTCGAGCTTACAGCCATTTGGATCCGACTCAGAGCTTCCTGGGCAAATTGTATTTTTAGTGACCAAATCTGAAATGCGAATATCAAGTCCATAATATGGAGACCACTGGGAAGACCATTTCATTTCATAGTAAAGATTCTTACAATCTGCTGGTTCCATTGTGCTTCCAAATCGTGCTGTCCAATTTCCCTCATCCCATTTTGTTTTAATTTCTGCGCATTTTTCGAGAGGATACACAACACTTCTTTCCACTTCTGTCCAATTATAATTGTAATATAGTCTCTTACATTTTGCAGGCTCTTCAATACTACCAAAACGTGCTGTCCAATCAGGAGTTTCATCCAGAAGCTGTTTTACTTCACGGCACCGTTCTCGTGATGGTTCATAATACGGAGTGTAGTCATCTGCGAATGAACTGTACACTTTTGGGAAAATTCCGAAGAGCATCGTTGCGAATGCCAATGCAATCGTCATCGCACATCCAAGTTGAAGATTTTTGGAGGAAAAGAAGGAGGACATGAAAATAAAAAATAAAAGAAAAAAATAAATCTTGTTACTTGTAAAGTCGCATACGGGGTACAATTTTTCACAAAAATGTGAATTTTACTTTGCGAATTCTCATTTTTTCTGGACAAAATGTCAATAAAATTGCTCTAAAATACTGAAATATTTTTTGGAGCTCAGAAAAAACTAAGCTACAATTCTCCCGTAAATTTTATTCCCTCTGACTATGCCAAGTCTTTACGTCCTCCCATTTGACCACCGCGGTTCTTTTAAAAAACTTATTTTGGAACACGGAGGAGATATTACCGAAGCGGAGAAAGAGAAGCTTATCCATTATAAAAAAGTGGTGTTTGAAGGATTTAAAAAAGTCGCTGAGAAAAGAGGAGTTGAAGATCTCGCTATTCTTGTAGATGAAGAATATGGAAAAGATATTCACAAAGAGGCAAAAATTTTAGGAGCGAGAAATCTTCTTTCCACAGAAAAATCAGGTCAGGACGTTTTTGATTTTGAATATGAAAATTGGCAAGATCATCTCCTTGAAATCAGACCATCGTATGCAAAGGCTCTTATTCGCGTTGTCATAGGAGAAGATAATTCTCTCCAAAATACTCGGCTCAAAGAGCTGAGTGATTTTTGTAAAGAGAATGAAATTAAATTTTTAATCGAGCCGCTCATTCAGCCTTCGAAAGAAGATCTCGTCAAATGTGGCGATGATAAAAAACGATTTGACATTGAACTGAGACCCGAGCGTTTTGCGGAAGCTGTTCGAGAGATGCATTCTGCGGGAATTTATCCGGACGTCTGGAAGATTGAAGGAACGGAAACAAAAGAAGCAATGGATACTTGCTCGGAAGCAGCTTTTGAAGGTGAGGCAGAAAATGTGGAAATTGTTATTCTTGGACGCGGAGAAAGTATGGAAAAAGTGGAACATTGGCTTACGGTGGGTGCAAAGTCAAAAGGTGTGACGGGATTCGCAGTAGGACGAACGATTTTTGCAGAAGCGCTTTTAAAGCTCAGAAATGGGGAAATTAATGAAGAAGATGCATCTCAAGAAATCGCGAGGAGATATGAGTATTTTATTGGCGTGTTTGAGAAAGCGAAGAGCTAAGAACTAAAAGCTAAAAATTAAGAGTTAAGAACTTTTCGCTTTTAACTCTTGGCTAATAATGATATCGACATGCCAGCACAATAATTGTATTTTTCACCACAGAATATACCAGCCGGTGTTCCTGATCAATTCGCCGAGACCAACATCCTGCGAATTCATATTTCAGTGGCTCTGGCTTTCCAACACCAACAAATGGATGCCTCAGCGTATCTTCAAGAAG
This portion of the Candidatus Peregrinibacteria bacterium genome encodes:
- a CDS encoding S-layer homology domain-containing protein, encoding MSSFFSSKNLQLGCAMTIALAFATMLFGIFPKVYSSFADDYTPYYEPSRERCREVKQLLDETPDWTARFGSIEEPAKCKRLYYNYNWTEVERSVVYPLEKCAEIKTKWDEGNWTARFGSTMEPADCKNLYYEMKWSSQWSPYYGLDIRISDLVTKNTICPGSSESDPNGCKLDGAVVRLEALNHWNNYVSEVVVNSGTQIDLGEALQNSPWVKFKKVPIWYKGKNYEADDGFYQLTVSKEGYGTKIGLVGIFGSTGGDLYWGRKSIGNYVWLEKNTSTENYVPQYEPSRERCREVKQLLDAHQSDWTPRFGSIEEPAKCKALYYDSGWREVSQSVVYPRTRCADIKARWDEGNWTARFGNTFDPANCKNLYYQNNWDNEPTVNYIPQYEPSRERCRLIKKMFFDPRGWTPRFGNPVEPAKCKSLYYNVDWTEVPQSVVYTPEKCAEIKARWDEGNWTPRFGDTTDPANCKNLYYQNNWNNEGLPTENYVPQYEPSRERCREVKKLLDATPNWTARFGSIEEPSKCKRLYYSYSGWREVEQSEVYPPEKCAEIKAKWDAGNWTARFGNTIEPADCKNLYYRNNWTNGNGNTSWTSQCMNTVTDLWGRYTIELLGKDGKRTADCRFVNFGYDIISGTADLIGMNEYALIFDATKKGKIRVTTHESTYYWAEFDIGGTPPCTNRVTDLSGKFSIELLGNNGQRHADCRFSEYTYDVLSGEAKLIEMNEYTLTFDSTKKGRIRVVTTAPTHYWAEFEIGNSSETSKGIPPAGYEDKVITAFDVYDNPFPDTDITVLAGQAAAELYRRAIIGGYPDGEFKGEKPVNRAELAKFFLFARYGTVDDTSNNGQFPDVLENQWYVRFVVTAAKLGIINGYPDGLFRPGNTVIRAEFLKMIAKTFDIESGLSYSYFDVTSADWFAEYAGIAQKYELFPGEDNFLAPGQEMSRYEVAVAIFQYLKNR
- a CDS encoding DUF2090 domain-containing protein, producing MPSLYVLPFDHRGSFKKLILEHGGDITEAEKEKLIHYKKVVFEGFKKVAEKRGVEDLAILVDEEYGKDIHKEAKILGARNLLSTEKSGQDVFDFEYENWQDHLLEIRPSYAKALIRVVIGEDNSLQNTRLKELSDFCKENEIKFLIEPLIQPSKEDLVKCGDDKKRFDIELRPERFAEAVREMHSAGIYPDVWKIEGTETKEAMDTCSEAAFEGEAENVEIVILGRGESMEKVEHWLTVGAKSKGVTGFAVGRTIFAEALLKLRNGEINEEDASQEIARRYEYFIGVFEKAKS
- a CDS encoding Txe/YoeB family addiction module toxin yields the protein MRLEFDQNAFEDLNYFMKHDRKKALKIMELLEDTLRHPFVGVGKPEPLKYEFAGCWSRRIDQEHRLVYSVVKNTIIVLACRYHY